The following are from one region of the Pectobacterium actinidiae genome:
- the ybgE gene encoding cyd operon protein YbgE: MSDLVDKLYRLMDKSPLRALSIIMALLLAGCVFWDPTRFAARTSELAVWQGLLLIWAVCAGVVHGVGFRPHRLLWRAFFAPLPAFVILCAGLYYFFG, from the coding sequence ATGAGTGATCTGGTCGATAAACTCTATCGCCTGATGGATAAGAGCCCGTTAAGGGCTCTTTCCATTATCATGGCGTTGCTGCTGGCTGGTTGTGTATTCTGGGATCCGACGCGCTTTGCGGCGCGGACCAGTGAACTCGCGGTTTGGCAGGGGTTGCTGTTGATTTGGGCCGTTTGTGCTGGCGTTGTTCATGGCGTTGGTTTTCGTCCACATCGCCTGCTCTGGCGCGCGTTTTTCGCACCACTTCCCGCCTTTGTGATCCTGTGCGCAGGATTGTACTATTTCTTCGGCTAA
- the cydX gene encoding cytochrome bd-I oxidase subunit CydX, with protein MWYFAWILGTLLACSLGIITALAIEQSEASKAAEEDKQ; from the coding sequence ATGTGGTATTTTGCCTGGATACTCGGAACGCTTCTTGCTTGCTCACTGGGGATCATCACGGCCCTGGCTATTGAGCAGAGTGAGGCAAGCAAAGCGGCTGAAGAAGATAAGCAATGA